tacattgaaattttaattttaggaACTTAAGTTTGGGATTGAGAAAAATATACCCCTTTTCGGCCAGTCGAATCTGAAATATGTCCACTCATAACAGCACCAAGCATTGCACCGATTGTTAAAATGGACCCAAACATGGAGAACTGCATATTGTAAGACAAACTTTTTTAGCTATATGGTTTGGACTATATACTATttgacagaaaaaaagaagaagaagaaaagctcTTGCTTAGAGTATAGACACAAACCTCTGCAAGTGAGAGATTGAGATCTTGTCTTATAGATGATTGTGTAGGAGCCGAGTATCCAACCTTcaccaataaataaattatatttggtATTAGGACAGAGCTTTGGCCTTATAAAGGAAACCTCGGATTCGTGTAGAGTATCTCTCTTTAGGAAAAACTTACACAAGAGCCAAACTCAAAGGAGCCACAGACAGCAACAAAAGTGCTGAAGAGAACCGTAAAGTAAGATTCGTTAGTCTCACTCTCTTCTTGATCATCTTGCTCAACCACTTTCTTCAACAGTGGATTCCCTAGATCCTCCACCCTATTTAGTGTTTCACCCCTCTCCACATCTTTGATTTCCTGAATTGCcatcccctctctctctctttctcacttTAACTCTTTGAGAGAATGACAAGTTTCCAAGAAACAGAAAGAGGGAGAGGTGAAGAGTTTGGTTCCTCAAAATGAGTATTTATAGGAAATAGATGCAAGTAGTATCTCGACGTTGGACGAAGATATTTAAGATATTTGTCCTTTGACggcaaaataaaaataaagaaatattagATTTGATGATTGAGGTTAATACTGACAAACATAGTTCTCATGTGGGATGAAGCTGTCACTGACCTTATGTCCAATCATCTCCACTCTTTTTTACAATaccagttatatattttttcctttcaaaCTGCTAATtcacaatttatatttaatcattttaagtaATGCAAATCTCATAGCACTAcgatttttctttcttgtgaGATTAGTCTTTAACTGCATACATCGAACAAAACACATAAAGCTTGTTATCTCAAGCTGTATTAACTTGTAAgtcattcttttttttgaaacacaacttGTACGTCATTCACAAACCTAAAATCCAAAACATTATTTCCGTGAACGAAAAATAACGTTTGTGCATAAAttggaaatattaaaaaatttaatatgttcaTAATACAGATTTTAATGCTTAGTTATTATCATAGTTTCGGATTTTCTGTTGATAGCTTTATCATGTGGGTGGGTATGTGGGTCTCGCTGATCTAAACTACCCATTGTGATAACGACAACGTGCATATATATTTGtccatattgtttttttttttttttttgctaaaagtcCATATTGTTCCTATATGATATTTTACTTATCTTAGCTTTGCTGGTGTTTATTGGGTTACTTTTCATGCTTTATGTAATTTCTTGTCACCTTCCAAGCTTCTCAATTGTTctgaataaagaaaaaatctCATCAAAATTCGCCTTCAGCAGATATTTATCCTAAACCAACAACAAATATCTGTGGAATTTTATGAATTCACGAAAACAAAACCTAATATATAGTAATTTATCACAAAATCTGGAATGAACTTATCAAATATCTCCAGTGAGACCGACGTACGTGGATTTTGTTGACGTTATGTTGAATAAACGCATCCACTGCGTCGCGTATAGTTCCAACTTACCAAATGAACTTATACATCTACAAACATCTTTGTTTGAGATTGTATCTAGTATACGTCCAACGATTCAACATATGAACTTATTCATATTCAAATGTTAAGTAAACTCCTCGAGGCGAAAGATTAATATAGCACGTTAAATCTAGCGTTATGGAGAGACATGTACCAAACTCTTAGCcagtttatttaattaataaaatgttaaGATGTTGTCGTTTACTACGACAGAATGACTCGGAACTGACGCGTTTGTGTATCTTCATTGTTTCCCAAATCTCATCTCTTTTGTCTCTTTCTAGCCATTTGCGTTCTATGATGCAATCAATCTCTAGTCCACACAacacaattttaaatttataacttgGCAGGCTACATCTTTCCAACAGTTTAGTAGTACGAGCTTATatcatttgtatatataattttctcttagttttttttagaaactAGAGTTATAAATACTCCAGATATCATGTTTTCCTTCACAATTTATCAAATACCGTTTCCTTCTAGTTGCGGATTGGGTAAAGCTAAACTAAAGAGTGTTACTCCTTAGTCTGTTGAATTGACATGCAATAATCAAAAGGTCAAAGTTGAAACTTGATCCTAGTGTTGACCAAACGGAGTATAGAGACAGGCCAAGTCACATAACTTGAAGCAGAAAAATGTATAATACTAAAGTTACGATTAGAATGTGTCCATGAAACGTTTTAGaccaagaaaaaaacatgttacAGTGAGCGAAAGCAAAGCCctagtctatatatataaacactagTCGGTTAGGAGCAATCAGGTCACTGACCAGACCATTTCCTGTTATTACAGTTGCAGCATCACCACCATGTCTTTTAAGAAATTGGGAAGAAGAACAGAGGAGAAAGAGCAAGTAAACTCATCTGATAATTAAACCACTTTATCTCTTTCTCAAGGGAATCTATCTTGAGAAGCTGTAGCTGAGCTCTTGTTGAAGGTTGAGACAAGCTTTTTTTATACAGCTACCCTCCAAGTTTTTTTTATGAACACATCTTCAACGGTTAAAATGAGAGTCTCTGCCATTGGACTTTTTATTCATAGTTTGTGTGCCAATCTCGTCCGGATCGACACTGCAAGCTGCGTGACCTTGTTTGGATGGTAGAGAACCACACAGACCGCAAAACAGACAGCAATTGTGGCGATAAAGAGAACAGTTTGACGAGACCTGAATGTTTGGGCAGACTGTATTGGTATACAAGACTTCCTTGGCCAGTCTCCTATGTCATTTACATTCATGATAACCTCGTTGTTTAAAAGAGGATCTGTCTCTTTTCTGCCTGTATCTGGTGAAGCCGCTCGTATCCTCTCGTCACAACCTAATCCTACATCTGGTTCCTGTAAATATAGAATAAATGGGGAATATCAACGGAGAAAAAGAATGcgaaaaccaataaaaaatgCAAAGAATCCATTAAAATCGTCATAATGTGCCAAATATATCATGAAACAAGAAACCAAATGGGTAAGACAATTGAAGTTTGTTTGCTTGCTGGGTCCAGTTTAGATTAAATCGGGGAAAAAATCGGTTATTAGTGAAAAAACAAACCTGATTGAAGTTTAATACTCTTGATGGAAAGTCCTTCTGGAAACTGCTGTCACAACAGCACACTGGTGTTACTGGATTCACCTTTGAATCTTCATGGCTTTGCTGCTTTCTGGCTGTATTCATATTTTCATGTAGAAGCCTCACGTCGCAGTCACACGTACAGTGAACGAGACTGTCCGGCTTCATTTTGTTCACCAAAGTTTCCAGATTGTGCAGTACGTTTCCTAAGATTGAGGGCGAGTCACTCTGTATCAGATAATTCAGTACTCTGTTGTATCTTTTTATCTGACATCGGTTCACGGTCTGCTCAGTGCATTCTGTAGAGGGCACCTTCACTGACCATGCAATATCTAACAAGAGCCCAGTAAAGGAGCTCTGCCTCTCTTTGAAATCCTTGCAACAGCAAGTCAAAGAACAGCAGGCGGTAATGCCTTGTTCCTCTGGAAAGAGTGTAGCATTGAACTTCTGCTCTATTACTTTCATTTCAAAACAAATAGCTTTATCTCCAATTATTAGAGGTATGAAATTTGATAGGCCAGATTCATTTTCAACCTGCAAAAGGATTAGAGGAAGATCACATTGTTTGCATAAGCGGAGCTCCTTGTCAAAAACGTATATTTTCAACAAATGGGTACCTCGACAAATGCAGGGCCAAATAGATTAGGATCAGAATTCACAATATTTATCCTGTACAACTTGTTACTACAAGAACGCTTCCCATCCTGGCCCGGTGCAGGTACAACAGAATAGTTATGTGGTAAGTACTTCCCAGAAAAAGACACAAGAAACCTGCAATGAAACCATTATCATGTTACTCTTTCCTATTCAGAACATCTTAGGGGTCACACAACTCCCGAGTGCAAGATACCGAACCAACACATGATGAGTAGTAATCCCAGTGCAGCATTTTGAAGGTTCTTGAAATGTAATTTTTATCATATGAGCAAATATGAATAGCTAAAATATGCGAGAAAAGCCCGAAGCATTGATCAAAATAGGGGTTGATACACATACCGGCATTTGGGTTGCACAAGGTTAAGTCCACAAACAACGAGTTCAATTGGTTTGCCAGCTTCAAAACAGGTTGGATACACAAACTGAAGTTTTGGTGACTCTAGTTTAACATCTACTCTTCTTAAAGTTGTTCCACCtgcaaaccaaaagaaataagaaTAAACTCACACTTCAAAATCTTTTACTACACAAAACTATGCTTAGTATGataggaaaatataaaaaatgagaaaaaaagtAAAGCAGATCATCTTGCCTTTGATAAGACGAAAAATCATGTTGTTCAAATAGACAGTCATCGAGCCTCTTCCAAATAGCATCTTCCCAGGTTTAAGAATAAATTCATCCAGATATGCCACAGGATCTTTAGACAACTGCTTAAAAGAATAAATAGGAAACACTTATTACAGCACAAAGTCAAAAAGAGGGCTCGCAGAACAGATATATTAAAGTTGAAATATATAGCACAATTtgcagaaacaaaagaacttCATGACAAAAATTTGTAAGAGCTTTAATGTATATGATAGTAAGAGGAAATGTGCATAAACACATAGAACAACCCTTCGAAAATAGACATCCTACTGAAAAGAAACAACTTTTATGTTGTGTTGTGGCATCAGGAACATGTAAAAGACCACACAATTTACCTTCGCCCACATAATCTCTGGCATTGCTATAAAGACAGTCAAAATTGTACATCCAGGACGGATATAGCCCTCCAGCTCAACAGGCATGGTGGCCAGCCATTGGAATATCTGCAAATTCAATTGATCACACGGAAATTAGTACTTTGAGATTCTGAAAAGGGTAAACATAGTCTCTGACCCTAAACTGTAATATAAAATTCTTGACAATACTTGATGACGTAGTCTCCGAGGGAACTCCGCTGGATTCCAATCGTAGAGTTTGAAAGAGATCCGACCTGTGGGGCACtacaaagaaatgaaaaaaaaattagttaataaagCACAAATGATCTTTTGATATGTAAGAGTGACAGAAGAGAAAACCCACCATAGTTGAGTAAGCACTTTTGTTGTCACCACCGGAAGGTGAACGTTCAAACTTTGTGTCATTAATTCCTTCATCTGGTAGAGCTTCACCCGAACCTGTACCAGAGACAAAGCTGTCCGCGTTGATGCTATGGGTAAATGGTACAGACCCCTGAGTGGGAATACGCCGGTCTTCAAAATTCAACGAAGCATCTTGTTCCACTCTCTGGTCACTAGAACATCCATTATCTGCTTCAAAGTTAATAACATGTACAAAGCGTAATCAGCTtgaattttccaaaaaaaaaaactcaaacatTGGTACCTTTACCATCATCAACATCAATGACGCTGTTATCATTCTGTGATAACACTTGCTGTTGTTGTTTCGAAGCAAGTCCTCCTTTATCTACAGGTTTCCTTTTCCTCCTGTTGTTGTGACGCTCTAGCTTCCTCCGACAGCTGCGTTTCCCCTCGTCGAAGTCCGGGAGCACGTGGAACCTGCCATATGGTTTATTATACTCAACTCAGGAAACAACAAACACTAAATAGGACAAAAGAAAACTCCAATCAATAATAGTGATTACTTTCCACACTGTTGACAGTATCTCTTATCCTCTCCCTCAAGCACAACGGATGTAGCGTTGGCACACTGGAGGCAAACCTTGTGCCTTCTGTGGTACCCTTTGAGCTCGCTTATATCAACCTCACAACCCGGAACTTGACACCGAGCCACGCCCGACACCCCGCCGCCTCGTACCCGTTTCTTCTTCGGTAACTCAGCCTCCTCCAGCTTCTGATCGAGCTCCGGACACGAGCACGGGAGCAAACCTTCCACGAAATTGGAACAGAGCAGCCTCGGGTCTCGCTTCCTGACCCGATCGGAGCCAGAGCCTGATTCATCCGGAGAAGGATACGTCGAAATCGTCGtcgtcggaggaggaggaggaggagcggGGGAGAAGGGAGGTTGATCGGACTCCAAGGAGACGAGGAGACGCTCGTCTGCGGCGAAGTCGAGGAGGAGATCACCCCAATCCCACATGGCGGAGGAAGGATCGTCGTCCAGCAATGCCGGCGGTTGGATTTGCATCTCCGGCGGCGATTGCGATTGCGATTGCGACAGAGAAGACATTTTATGgtgagtcttcttcttcttcttcaatcatatgataaaattaaattcaGATGAATTGGTAAAAGGACCCATCGGTTGTTAAGGAAGTTGTTTTGGTTGGTGATTTTGGTCTAAGGTTTTAATAATTGCTACTACAAGTCATCACATATCTGGGAATATGCATTCACACAACTTGGATTTTacttgttttgtaatttttaaggCACGAATAAAGTAAATTATCTCACACTTTTGTATCAAATGAATATGAACTTGTTGAATTAAATAATAGACACAATCATGATTACTTACTTAATCGTGCTATAAATAGTTTATTCACATcttcttttctcctttttttgtcaatttttttttcttttctttatcaCAAAAGATATGATTGTAATACATTTTGACCACAAGTTACAGACAATAATATCACATTTTTAATTACATAGTTTCATAACATTTTCCACCAAAAACTCAATTGTCTCTATTAGGAAATTCTATGATTATTCATGGACTATGACATTTGATAggctaaaattattttatcatttaatagGGCATTCTTCAATGGTGTATACTTGTTGATCATCAACACAAATACGTGGTATAGTCATTTGGTCAACTATTAAACAATACATCATTTCACAAAAAACAGCCATCCAAATCACTCTTCTAATCTCGAAATATAAAAAAGAGTGATACAGTGACAACAAGTTGTTTTATACTATTAttgttttgtcaaaaaaaaatacaaagttgTGAAAAGTTTAGTTAATGAAAGGTAACTACAGagattttagtcaaaaaaaaagaggtaaCTACAGAGAAAATTGAAGGGACAAAAATATTCGGTGGGCCGGTTAAAAACTTTGATTGAGGTGAACGGGAAGGGTGAGAGTGAGTCAGGCAGGTAGGAGTGTCGGGGCGTGACAAGCACGCGTCTTGTGATCTAGCAAACCGTCGCGTGTAAGCTACGCTTGTTCGATGCAAACCACCAAAGGTTGATCAATCTTTATAGGAAACGACGTCTGATGAGTGTTACTTGGGACGTGAGCTACCAAAACTGTCCTCTCTCTTCGTTTTTTGTTCTTCTCCAATAATAACGGTAGAGCTTAGTCTTCGGCTTCCAAGTCAATCACCATCAGAATCTAGACACGTGTCTCGTCCTTTATATAGCAATAATAGACTCACTTCTCGGGTGGTTAATGATTAAGGTGAGGCTTGATGATGATATGCCTAGTTCTCAAATGGGCCTGCCCGGGTCCAAGGACAAATGACGACATTAACAACTGAATGACCCACCTAATAACATAAAGTCGAAACTGAATGCGGATTAGTTTCAACCTCAACCATCTCTAATCCTATTCCATTAGCTATCGTAGTAACTGCTTGCAAGAATCCGTTGTGGAGAATGGAGGTTTTTACCATTGTGCAAAgatgttatatatatttcattaccATTTGTGCAAAGATGTTGGAACTGTATATGCGGATTAGACTTAAACATATCCTTGTTTTCGTCAAGCAACGgttaaaatcataaacattGACCAACATAATAGTGGTTAAAGAATAAACCGAATGTGAGATTTAAATCTATCGTAAGGAATGGTTCACACAACAAACGTAAGGTTTACAATTAATTAGGTGTACTTGAAAACCACGTTACTAATTAATAGACTTAAAGCCAGGCCCAATACATTAAGCTAATATAGGCCCATGAGTCGAGTTAAGAAACCCAAAAGCACATTACCCCTGCcgaatttattattttacagtACCGATTGACATTTCAATAATAAATTCGGTAACAGGAGTAAGTTGTTTGTTGTTATTGATATTTGTAGAATATACATTTCCAATTCCTACTAACTATCATTTTCCCTGATTTATATGTgactttttcttgttttaaacATTTGTTAGTTTCAGTTTTAAAGTTGAGGCATTTGTTCTTTAGACTTATAACTACTATTAAGTTATATTAAATAAGAAAACTGATATATCTTTATCCCCATACAAAATTTGCTTTCTCAAAATGTGATAATTGATGAAACTGAACCAAAATTAATCATTTAATGAACTTTATTATCGAAATGTCAATCGGCACTGTAAAATAATTTCGTAAAATAGAGTAGTAAATgtattaacattttatttatagcAATATGACTTAGATATCAAAAAAATACGTTATGACAAAATTAGTACACAATAAAAAATTAgcattaactaaaaaaaataacagcTTTACAACAATTTTTTACTGAACTAGTGTTAACTTTCAACTctacaacaattttttttacgtTCTACTCAAATTTATCCTCTACCAAATCAGAAAGGATCGCTATTACTACCGAAAGACCCAAAGTATAAGACGTCTTGATGAACAAGCATATCTTTTCATAACGTTGAGAGGCATTCTCAATGACCTCGTTGATCACGCCGCTGCAGTAATAGTGGAAAGTAGTAGTTTAAACGAGGTAGAAAAAGCCATTAACCACCGTGACCACTTTGCCACCAGTAGTTTGTCCCTGTAGAAGGCAAAGAAACACTTCAAGGCCTGACAAACACGAGAGAGCCAGGAGCACACGcttagatttaaaataatatttaaaatattaaataatatgacTGAAAACacataagatttaaaataactaatcataatatgagaaatcattattttaatttaatattttcaaaaatatcagtattccaaaattttgttttttttaaataaaataaaaatcaatatcaaatatgGAAAGctaacaaaagtaaaaatattatgtatataagttaactgaaaatataataaatatttcaaaaataaaaattaaaaatgcaagacttttaaacaattataactataaaaaCCACATAGGATATAAAACCACAAATCATATTATGACAAAtcaacattttatttttctatttctaataatattaatattaccaaaaatattttatttcaaaataaaatataatcaatttaaagtatggtaaacttacaaaagtgaaagaattatatataatttaatttaatatataatatattttcgaaattaacataaaatatcttacaaatataataactaaCTCAAAAATGCAAGATATTTAAACAATTAGGACTATATGAATTTaaaacacataattttaaaattttaggatatatgatattgaaaatattcaataatatgattgaaaacaCATAGGATTTAAAACAACTAATCATAATAtgagaaattattaattttgtttaatattttcaaaaatgtcaatatcccaaaaaaaatatttcaaaataaatcataaatcaatatcaaataaggAAATCTAACAAAGGTAAAAggtataataaaattttgagcTGAAAATGA
The sequence above is drawn from the Raphanus sativus cultivar WK10039 chromosome 7, ASM80110v3, whole genome shotgun sequence genome and encodes:
- the LOC108818208 gene encoding squamosa promoter-binding-like protein 7 isoform X2, producing the protein MSSLSQSQSQSPPEMQIQPPALLDDDPSSAMWDWGDLLLDFAADERLLVSLESDQPPFSPAPPPPPPTTTISTYPSPDESGSGSDRVRKRDPRLLCSNFVEGLLPCSCPELDQKLEEAELPKKKRVRGGGVSGVARCQVPGCEVDISELKGYHRRHKVCLQCANATSVVLEGEDKRYCQQCGKFHVLPDFDEGKRSCRRKLERHNNRRKRKPVDKGGLASKQQQQVLSQNDNSVIDVDDDNGCSSDQRVEQDASLNFEDRRIPTQGSVPFTHSINADSFVSGTGSGEALPDEGINDTKFERSPSGGDNKSAYSTMCPTGRISFKLYDWNPAEFPRRLRHQIFQWLATMPVELEGYIRPGCTILTVFIAMPEIMWAKLSKDPVAYLDEFILKPGKMLFGRGSMTVYLNNMIFRLIKGGTTLRRVDVKLESPKLQFVYPTCFEAGKPIELVVCGLNLVQPKCRFLVSFSGKYLPHNYSVVPAPGQDGKRSCSNKLYRINIVNSDPNLFGPAFVEVENESGLSNFIPLIIGDKAICFEMKVIEQKFNATLFPEEQGITACCSLTCCCKDFKERQSSFTGLLLDIAWSVKVPSTECTEQTVNRCQIKRYNRVLNYLIQSDSPSILGNVLHNLETLVNKMKPDSLVHCTCDCDVRLLHENMNTARKQQSHEDSKVNPVTPVCCCDSSFQKDFPSRVLNFNQEPDVGLGCDERIRAASPDTGRKETDPLLNNEVIMNVNDIGDWPRKSCIPIQSAQTFRSRQTVLFIATIAVCFAVCVVLYHPNKVTQLAVSIRTRLAHKL
- the LOC108818208 gene encoding squamosa promoter-binding-like protein 7 isoform X1; amino-acid sequence: MSSLSQSQSQSPPEMQIQPPALLDDDPSSAMWDWGDLLLDFAADERLLVSLESDQPPFSPAPPPPPPTTTISTYPSPDESGSGSDRVRKRDPRLLCSNFVEGLLPCSCPELDQKLEEAELPKKKRVRGGGVSGVARCQVPGCEVDISELKGYHRRHKVCLQCANATSVVLEGEDKRYCQQCGKFHVLPDFDEGKRSCRRKLERHNNRRKRKPVDKGGLASKQQQQVLSQNDNSVIDVDDGKDNGCSSDQRVEQDASLNFEDRRIPTQGSVPFTHSINADSFVSGTGSGEALPDEGINDTKFERSPSGGDNKSAYSTMCPTGRISFKLYDWNPAEFPRRLRHQIFQWLATMPVELEGYIRPGCTILTVFIAMPEIMWAKLSKDPVAYLDEFILKPGKMLFGRGSMTVYLNNMIFRLIKGGTTLRRVDVKLESPKLQFVYPTCFEAGKPIELVVCGLNLVQPKCRFLVSFSGKYLPHNYSVVPAPGQDGKRSCSNKLYRINIVNSDPNLFGPAFVEVENESGLSNFIPLIIGDKAICFEMKVIEQKFNATLFPEEQGITACCSLTCCCKDFKERQSSFTGLLLDIAWSVKVPSTECTEQTVNRCQIKRYNRVLNYLIQSDSPSILGNVLHNLETLVNKMKPDSLVHCTCDCDVRLLHENMNTARKQQSHEDSKVNPVTPVCCCDSSFQKDFPSRVLNFNQEPDVGLGCDERIRAASPDTGRKETDPLLNNEVIMNVNDIGDWPRKSCIPIQSAQTFRSRQTVLFIATIAVCFAVCVVLYHPNKVTQLAVSIRTRLAHKL